The proteins below are encoded in one region of Vespula pensylvanica isolate Volc-1 chromosome 4, ASM1446617v1, whole genome shotgun sequence:
- the LOC122628288 gene encoding uroporphyrinogen decarboxylase, translating to MTEHNFPVLQNDRILKTIRGEPVDRVPVWIMRQAGRYLPEFQEVRAKHDFFDVCQNPSLACEVTLQPIKRFDLDASIIFSDILTIPQAMGLTVEMVPKVGPVLPHPLNDPSDLSRLVKPEVEKDLKYVGDAITLTRHKLEGKVPLIGFTGAPWTLMGYMIQGGGSSTMAKPRTWLYKYPNESHQLLKLITDVVVDYLVMQVKAGAQLLQVFESNGDYLNDELFSKYSLPYLIKISNEVKAKLKEQNIMQVPMIVFPKGVTMNSLEMLAKVQCYDVIGLDWTVDPLEARNRLGTNVTLQGNMDPCALFATPDNISHRAQQMVEVIGKSRYIANLGHGILPDTPISSVEAFIKGVHEV from the exons ATGACAGAACACAATTTTCCTGTTTTACAAAATGATCGAATTCTCAAAACAATTCGTGGCGAACCAGTAGATAGAGTTCCTGTATGGATTATGAGACAAGCAGGACGTTATCTTCCAGAATTCCAAGAAGTTCGTGCCAAGCATGACTTCTTTGATGTTTGTCAAAATCCATCATTGGCATGTGAAGTAACATTACAACCTATTAAGCGTTTTGATCTAGATGCAAGCATTatattttctgatattttaaCAATTCCACAAGCAATGGGTTTGACAGTTGAAATGGTTCCAAAAGTT GGGCCAGTTTTACCTCATCCTTTAAATGATCCATCAGATCTATCACGATTGGTAAAACctgaagtagaaaaagatctGAAATATGTTGGAGACGCAATAACATTAACTCGTCATAAGTTAGAAGGAAAGGTTCCACTTATAGGATTTACTGGAGCACCt TGGACATTGATGGGTTATATGATACAAGGTGGTGGTAGTTCTACAATGGCTAAACCACGCACATGGCTCTACAAATATCCAAATGAGTCACATCAATTGTTAAAACTTATTACTGATGTAGTAGTAGATTATTTGGTGATGCAAGTTAAAGCTGGTGCTCag ttaTTGCAAGTTTTTGAAAGTAATGGAGATTATCTTAATGACGAGCTATTTTCCAAATATTCTCTTCCATATCTCATAAAGATCAGTAATGAAGTAAAGGcaaaattaaaagaacaaaatattatgCAAGTGCCGAtg ATTGTTTTTCCTAAAGGTGTAACAATGAATTCTTTAGAAATGCTTGCAAAGGTGCAATGTTATGATGTAATAGGTTTAGATTGGACTGTAGATCCACTGGAAGCAAGAAATCGACTAGGAACTAATGTTACTTTACAAGGAAATATGGACCCATGTGCATTATTTGCTACTcca gATAATATTAGTCATAGAGCTCAACAAATGGTAGAAGTAATTGgtaaaagtagatatatagCAAATTTGGGTCATGGCATTTTACCAGATACGCCGATCTCATCAGTCGAAGCTTTTATAAAAGGTGTTCATgaggtataa